A genome region from Bombilactobacillus bombi includes the following:
- a CDS encoding MalY/PatB family protein: MYDFQTVNNRRNSNSVKWDVQKQELPMNLADMDFQTAPEIITALQEKVATGIFGYENVPLEYYQAVKLWYQQVHQCTLQTEWMLFATGVVPAISSIVRRMSHAGDNIVVQPPVYNIFYHSIENNGRHTLTNDLLYQDGSYQINWEQLEQQLAQPLTTMMLLCNPQNPSGQIWTKSQLSKLSRLCKQYQVVLVSDEIHGDLTIGDHDYTPICSLPRDLLQQTIALVSPSKTFNLAALHAATVIVPNQFLRAQINRGLNNDELAEPNLVAIPGSIAAYSKGQKWLSALKQQLQQNYQLVDWYLQQNLPTIKLISGGATYLLWLDCSALKIPADQLATQLQELEGLLLSPGNIYRGNGDHFLRMNIACPPEILQTGLQKLVQGIKLIQK; encoded by the coding sequence ATGTACGATTTTCAAACAGTAAATAATCGGCGCAATTCCAATTCTGTTAAATGGGATGTTCAAAAACAAGAATTACCTATGAATTTAGCGGATATGGATTTTCAAACCGCCCCCGAAATCATTACTGCCCTACAAGAAAAAGTAGCTACTGGCATTTTTGGTTATGAAAATGTTCCGCTGGAATATTATCAAGCAGTTAAACTTTGGTATCAACAAGTACATCAGTGTACGTTGCAAACTGAGTGGATGTTGTTTGCTACTGGAGTGGTCCCGGCAATTTCTTCCATAGTCCGAAGGATGAGCCATGCTGGGGATAATATTGTAGTTCAGCCACCCGTTTATAATATCTTTTATCATTCTATTGAAAATAATGGTCGGCATACATTAACAAATGATTTGCTTTATCAAGATGGCAGTTATCAGATTAATTGGGAACAATTAGAACAACAATTAGCTCAGCCATTAACAACGATGATGTTATTGTGTAATCCACAAAATCCTAGTGGACAAATTTGGACAAAATCACAACTCAGCAAACTGAGTCGTCTATGCAAACAATATCAAGTAGTGCTGGTGAGTGATGAAATTCATGGTGATTTAACGATAGGTGATCATGATTATACCCCCATTTGCTCACTACCAAGGGATTTATTGCAACAGACAATAGCGCTGGTTTCACCAAGTAAAACCTTCAATTTGGCGGCTTTGCATGCAGCTACAGTTATTGTCCCTAATCAATTTTTACGTGCACAAATCAATCGAGGATTAAATAATGACGAATTAGCAGAACCTAATCTTGTGGCAATCCCTGGTTCCATTGCTGCATATTCAAAGGGACAAAAATGGTTAAGTGCTTTAAAGCAGCAACTACAGCAAAATTACCAATTAGTGGATTGGTATCTACAACAAAATTTACCTACAATTAAACTAATTAGTGGTGGGGCTACTTATCTATTGTGGCTTGATTGTTCAGCTTTAAAAATTCCAGCTGATCAATTAGCAACCCAATTACAAGAATTAGAAGGTTTATTATTATCTCCGGGAAATATTTATCGCGGAAATGGTGATCATTTTTTGCGCATGAATATAGCTTGCCCGCCTGAAATTTTACAGACAGGTTTGCAAAAGTTAGTTCAAGGCATCAAATTGATTCAAAAGTGA
- a CDS encoding quaternary amine ABC transporter ATP-binding protein, whose translation MEKQAKVEVHNLTKIFGAHKSEALKLLQQGASKADILKKTGATVGVNRANFSVNAGEIFVIMGLSGSGKSTLVRMLNRLINPTRGEVYIEGEDIMKLNKKQLRQLRQQKLSMVFQNFALFPNMTVLQNAGYGLEVQGVDLEKRNQKAHEALELVHLHGYDDQYPDQLSGGMQQRVGLARALANDAQILLMDEAFSALDPLNRKDMQDQLLEIQEKMHKTIIFISHDLNEALRIGDHILIMHDGTIDQIGDPENILTNPANDYVERFIEDVDRTKALTVKSVMTKANTVNIKKSGPRVALRQMRANDISSIYVVDDDHRFVGFVDSDDVAALIRKGSKDLRSVMKTDVPTTGPDVLINDLIDKISRTPIPYAVLDEQQHLLGIILRGSVLAAIAGEEVEK comes from the coding sequence TTGGAGAAACAAGCAAAGGTTGAGGTGCATAATTTAACCAAAATATTTGGTGCTCATAAATCTGAAGCACTCAAATTATTACAACAAGGTGCATCGAAGGCCGATATTTTAAAAAAGACTGGTGCAACTGTTGGTGTCAATCGTGCGAATTTTTCAGTTAATGCCGGAGAAATTTTTGTTATTATGGGACTTTCCGGCAGTGGTAAATCCACTTTAGTACGGATGTTAAATCGTTTGATTAATCCGACCCGCGGTGAAGTTTATATTGAGGGCGAAGATATTATGAAGCTCAATAAAAAGCAATTACGCCAATTACGGCAGCAAAAATTGAGCATGGTTTTTCAAAACTTTGCCCTATTTCCGAATATGACGGTCTTGCAAAATGCTGGTTATGGTTTAGAAGTTCAAGGTGTCGATTTAGAGAAGAGAAACCAAAAGGCCCATGAAGCCTTAGAATTAGTCCATTTACATGGTTATGATGATCAGTATCCCGATCAGTTGTCCGGAGGGATGCAACAGCGCGTGGGGTTAGCTCGGGCGCTCGCTAATGATGCCCAAATTTTATTGATGGATGAGGCTTTTTCAGCACTAGATCCTCTTAATCGTAAGGATATGCAAGATCAATTACTAGAAATTCAAGAAAAAATGCACAAAACGATTATTTTTATCAGTCATGATTTAAATGAAGCTTTGCGTATTGGTGATCATATTCTGATTATGCATGATGGAACTATTGATCAAATTGGCGATCCCGAAAACATTTTGACCAATCCTGCCAATGACTATGTTGAACGCTTTATTGAAGATGTTGACCGGACAAAGGCTTTAACAGTTAAAAGTGTTATGACTAAAGCCAACACTGTTAATATTAAAAAATCTGGTCCGCGAGTAGCCTTGCGGCAAATGCGGGCTAATGACATTTCTTCAATTTATGTAGTTGATGATGATCATCGTTTTGTTGGTTTTGTGGATTCTGACGACGTGGCTGCCTTAATCAGAAAAGGCAGTAAGGACTTGCGTTCAGTGATGAAGACTGATGTTCCCACTACAGGACCGGATGTTTTGATTAATGATCTAATCGATAAGATTTCACGGACTCCGATTCCTTATGCCGTTTTAGATGAGCAACAACATTTATTAGGT
- a CDS encoding BspA family leucine-rich repeat surface protein — MKNWTLVFYGLMVTWGCLFGSTSCIQAGSNSTSLKSQLVQDNSWWEIDKNHVLMIHSCQINLDAQKEKDWPWHNQAAQITKIIIEPEVTAQKSLHEMFAYMPKLEKIEGLENLDTAEVTDLGGLFKDDTRLQTIDINSFDTKKVIDMTFMFDNCRAITRLNLANLTIPETSDTGGMFRNMTNLWQLTLGAQIVFTKDPLLPPAPGDDRRLPIGDNYNHTSRWQEVGTGQPENPQGKWRTAANIYKLYDPSVQRDSRTFVWDQAWWNFNSQTHTLTLYQKELESTATDNNYWPWQSQHHQAIQTVVIKPKVKIKGSLRALFFGLTEVKRYFGLENLDTSQATDMSDMFYDNASLTQLDVSTFQTANVENFSEMFSLCSQLQTLNVSNFNTSKATNMLKMFDIMPQLQTLDLSTWDMRQVQNTDKMLMNTNSLWQLTLGAQTRFPNNPGIGAVPIQQVIPSHPNFKSEGPLWQAVAQGLPLQPLGPHLTNDEIWSQYQNSNAFAQTYVWASKPLGYLTLAAVPPQLDFGRQIIPTSEHSYYTATNQCFEVWDTRVEREKEPSWQLLAFASPLVQTDNSQHQILDTFRYQGQIFNQQQPVILHQQQSQAAQSKYTWSYPPQAGIVLNIHPQTIPQSGSYQATITYELQNSL; from the coding sequence ATGAAAAATTGGACGCTGGTGTTTTATGGATTAATGGTGACTTGGGGTTGCTTGTTCGGCTCAACCAGTTGCATTCAGGCAGGTTCTAATAGCACTTCATTAAAATCTCAACTTGTACAAGATAATTCCTGGTGGGAGATTGATAAAAATCACGTTTTAATGATTCATTCTTGCCAAATAAATTTAGATGCTCAAAAAGAAAAAGATTGGCCATGGCACAACCAAGCTGCTCAAATTACTAAGATTATTATCGAACCTGAGGTTACAGCTCAAAAATCACTCCATGAAATGTTCGCCTATATGCCCAAATTAGAAAAAATCGAAGGTTTAGAAAACTTAGATACAGCTGAGGTAACAGATTTAGGTGGATTATTTAAAGATGATACCCGCTTGCAGACTATTGATATCAACAGCTTCGATACTAAAAAAGTCATCGACATGACGTTTATGTTTGATAATTGTCGAGCAATTACTCGTTTAAATTTAGCTAATTTGACTATTCCTGAGACATCCGATACAGGGGGGATGTTTCGCAATATGACTAACTTATGGCAACTAACTTTAGGAGCCCAAATAGTTTTTACGAAAGATCCATTATTACCGCCTGCTCCCGGTGATGATCGCCGCCTTCCAATTGGTGACAATTATAATCATACTTCCAGATGGCAAGAAGTCGGTACCGGACAACCGGAAAATCCCCAAGGCAAGTGGCGCACAGCAGCTAATATTTACAAATTATATGATCCAAGCGTTCAGCGTGACTCAAGAACTTTTGTATGGGATCAGGCTTGGTGGAATTTCAATTCCCAAACCCATACCCTAACTTTATATCAAAAAGAATTAGAAAGTACTGCCACAGATAATAATTATTGGCCATGGCAATCACAGCATCATCAAGCCATTCAAACAGTTGTAATTAAACCCAAAGTCAAAATCAAAGGTTCTTTACGAGCTTTGTTTTTTGGATTAACTGAAGTAAAACGCTATTTTGGCTTAGAAAATTTAGATACTTCACAAGCCACAGATATGAGCGACATGTTCTATGATAATGCTAGTTTGACGCAATTAGATGTGTCCACATTTCAAACTGCCAATGTAGAAAATTTTTCAGAGATGTTTTCGCTCTGTTCGCAATTACAAACACTCAACGTCAGCAATTTTAATACTAGTAAGGCAACTAATATGCTGAAAATGTTTGATATTATGCCACAATTGCAAACCCTAGATTTAAGTACTTGGGATATGCGACAAGTACAAAATACCGATAAGATGCTGATGAATACGAATAGTCTTTGGCAATTAACCTTAGGTGCCCAAACGCGTTTTCCTAATAATCCTGGGATAGGTGCGGTACCCATTCAACAAGTTATTCCGAGCCATCCTAACTTTAAAAGTGAAGGACCATTGTGGCAAGCAGTGGCTCAAGGGCTACCCTTGCAGCCTTTAGGACCACATTTAACAAATGATGAAATTTGGTCTCAATATCAAAATAGCAACGCTTTTGCGCAAACTTATGTTTGGGCAAGTAAGCCTTTAGGTTATTTAACTTTAGCAGCAGTACCGCCGCAATTAGATTTTGGACGTCAAATTATTCCTACTAGCGAGCACTCTTATTACACGGCGACTAACCAGTGTTTTGAAGTCTGGGATACTCGTGTAGAACGCGAAAAAGAGCCTAGTTGGCAGTTACTAGCTTTTGCTTCACCTTTAGTACAAACTGATAATTCTCAGCATCAAATATTAGACACATTTAGATATCAAGGTCAAATTTTTAATCAACAGCAGCCAGTGATTTTGCATCAACAACAAAGCCAAGCTGCACAAAGCAAATATACATGGTCTTATCCACCCCAAGCGGGTATTGTTTTGAATATTCATCCCCAAACTATTCCCCAATCTGGTAGCTATCAGGCAACTATTACTTATGAACTCCAAAATTCTCTTTGA
- a CDS encoding alpha/beta hydrolase produces the protein MNKKLGFSIIILILLAGGGLWGYHYVNASQKVAPVKATPTLFLHGWGSSVNAEHQMTNAAKKAGVTNSVTQAIVSPQGKVKLVGQIPAHAKNPIVEVGFADNKNVNYHQDGRWLKQVVKKLQQVYHIKSINLVGHSMGNMAIAYYLLDNAHDQTLPKLRKQVDIAGHFDGIIGSNDRPHQTQLASNGKPNRMDDNYRTLLGLRHKYPNKQVAVLNIIGDKNDGTNSDGDVTNASAQSLRYLVSERALSYQEQKIVGHNGQHSRLHENQQVDRILIKFLWK, from the coding sequence TTGAATAAAAAATTAGGTTTTTCCATCATTATATTAATATTATTAGCTGGTGGTGGCTTGTGGGGCTATCATTACGTTAATGCTAGTCAAAAAGTTGCTCCTGTGAAGGCAACTCCAACTTTATTTCTACATGGTTGGGGAAGCAGCGTTAATGCAGAGCACCAGATGACCAATGCAGCCAAAAAGGCTGGAGTTACTAATAGTGTGACACAGGCAATTGTGAGTCCTCAAGGCAAGGTTAAACTGGTAGGTCAAATCCCAGCCCATGCTAAAAATCCAATTGTAGAAGTTGGTTTTGCAGATAATAAAAATGTTAACTATCATCAAGATGGACGCTGGTTAAAACAAGTAGTTAAAAAGTTGCAACAGGTTTATCATATTAAAAGTATCAATCTTGTAGGACATTCTATGGGAAATATGGCAATTGCCTATTATTTATTAGACAACGCCCATGATCAAACCTTGCCTAAGTTACGCAAGCAAGTTGATATTGCGGGCCATTTTGATGGTATTATTGGGAGCAATGATCGTCCTCATCAGACTCAATTAGCAAGTAACGGCAAACCTAATCGAATGGATGATAATTATCGAACTTTATTAGGTTTACGTCACAAATACCCCAACAAACAAGTAGCTGTGTTGAATATCATCGGTGATAAGAATGATGGTACCAATTCTGATGGTGATGTTACTAATGCTTCCGCGCAATCTTTACGCTATTTAGTTAGTGAGCGAGCTTTGTCATATCAAGAACAAAAAATTGTCGGTCATAACGGACAACATAGTCGACTCCATGAAAATCAACAAGTAGATCGAATTTTAATCAAATTCTTATGGAAATAA
- a CDS encoding DUF3737 family protein — protein MMIYQEKFYTGERSLFATNQAAIKHVTFGMGESPLKESQHLQITDTIFKWKYPLWYCQDVQLDHSILETMARSGIWYTNDIKVTNSTLQAPKLFRRCRNVQLENDYFADASETFWNCDQIDLKNVQANGDYFGMNSRNIKLDHLQLTGNYAFDGAQNIEAQHCVFVSKDAFWNCKNVTLTDCTINGEYLGWNTENLTLINCVIESNQGLCYIKHLTMKNCQLLQTDLAFEYCSDIQAEINSDIISVKNPISGVIQAHHIGEIIQDDPKLDPTQTKIIQNE, from the coding sequence ATAATGATTTATCAAGAAAAGTTTTATACAGGTGAACGCTCTTTATTTGCCACTAATCAGGCAGCTATTAAACATGTTACTTTTGGAATGGGTGAATCTCCATTAAAGGAAAGCCAACATTTGCAAATCACGGATACAATTTTTAAATGGAAATATCCGCTTTGGTATTGTCAAGATGTTCAATTAGATCATTCTATTTTAGAAACAATGGCTCGCTCTGGTATTTGGTATACGAATGATATTAAAGTTACTAATAGTACCTTGCAGGCACCCAAGCTTTTTCGGCGTTGCCGCAATGTTCAATTGGAAAATGATTATTTTGCAGATGCTAGTGAAACTTTCTGGAATTGTGATCAAATTGATCTGAAAAATGTTCAAGCTAATGGTGATTATTTTGGTATGAATAGCCGTAATATTAAACTAGATCATTTACAATTGACTGGCAATTACGCCTTTGATGGCGCTCAAAATATTGAAGCACAGCACTGTGTCTTTGTGTCTAAAGATGCTTTTTGGAATTGTAAAAATGTTACACTTACTGATTGTACAATTAATGGGGAATATCTGGGTTGGAATACAGAAAATCTCACTTTAATTAATTGTGTAATTGAGAGTAACCAAGGATTATGTTATATCAAACACTTAACCATGAAAAATTGCCAATTATTGCAAACGGATTTGGCTTTTGAGTATTGTTCAGATATTCAAGCCGAAATTAACTCTGACATTATTAGTGTTAAAAATCCAATTAGCGGTGTAATTCAGGCTCATCATATTGGTGAGATTATTCAAGACGATCCGAAGTTAGATCCAACTCAAACTAAAATTATTCAAAATGAATAG